In Magnetovibrio sp., the following proteins share a genomic window:
- the infB gene encoding translation initiation factor IF-2, which produces MSDSNDADTNDTGKKPLTLKRPGKLELKKTVDAGTVKQNFSHGRSKMVAVEVKRKRTYAQDASGKMAQVREGQAAPAVAETPAAPAAPTAPQAPAAPVVHDDNLTESERQARVKALEGSKIRAAEEAKRAAEEAEKRKREEAEAAKRAAEEAERQAAEAAARGPEETAEAPLEVQPEPRPAAPAPAPAKSRPQIDPTEAPVAAKDDVKKKKIKKPKGDGGDGKVAAPTRGRGGEERRRSGKLTISSALSGGGSEERQRSLASVKRKREKERLQQQQARAQNKKIVRDVVVPETISVQELANRMAERGVDVIRELMKMGVMATINQIIDADTAELIVSEFGHNLQRVSDADVETGLSGGDDNEADLVRRPPVVTVMGHVDHGKTSLLDALRTTDVAGGEAGGITQHIGAYQVSLESGAKITFVDTPGHAAFTDMRARGAKVTDIVVLVVAADDSVMPQTIEAIHHAKAAEVPIIVAINKCDKPDANPTKVRTELLQHEIVVEEMGGEVLAVDVSAKARTGLDKLEEAILLQAEILDLKANPNRAAEGVIVEAKMEQGRGSVATALVQRGTLRRGDIFVAGSEWGRVRALIDDHGNQIEEAYPGMPVEILGLSGTPDAGDEVVVVDDEARAREVTEYRQRKKRDLRSAAASRGTLEQMFEKIKEGEAQTLPVVVKADVHGSLEAISAALNKMGTDEVKAQVLHGAVGGINESDVILARASGGFIIGFNVRANAQARDLAKRDGVDIRYYSIIYDAIDDMRNALSGMLAPTLKEEFLGYAQVREVFSVSKVGKVAGCMVTDGMVKRGAKVRLLRDDVVIHEGELSQLKRFKDDVKEVKEGTECGMSFANYDDIKEGDVIECFDVIEVARQLEE; this is translated from the coding sequence ATGAGCGATTCAAACGACGCCGATACGAACGACACCGGAAAAAAGCCGCTGACCTTGAAACGTCCCGGCAAGCTGGAGCTGAAGAAGACTGTTGACGCCGGTACGGTGAAGCAGAACTTCTCGCACGGCCGTTCCAAAATGGTTGCGGTCGAGGTGAAGAGAAAGCGGACCTATGCTCAAGACGCCAGCGGCAAGATGGCCCAGGTGCGTGAAGGACAGGCTGCCCCGGCAGTGGCGGAAACGCCCGCTGCTCCCGCCGCGCCGACTGCGCCGCAGGCTCCCGCCGCGCCGGTTGTTCATGACGACAACCTGACCGAAAGCGAGCGCCAAGCCCGCGTCAAGGCTTTGGAAGGTTCGAAAATCCGCGCCGCCGAAGAAGCCAAGCGCGCCGCTGAAGAGGCCGAAAAGCGCAAGCGCGAGGAAGCCGAAGCCGCCAAGCGCGCCGCCGAGGAAGCGGAACGTCAAGCCGCCGAAGCCGCCGCGCGCGGACCGGAAGAGACCGCCGAGGCGCCGCTCGAAGTGCAGCCCGAACCTCGGCCTGCTGCGCCTGCGCCCGCACCGGCGAAATCGCGGCCGCAAATCGATCCGACCGAAGCGCCGGTCGCCGCAAAGGACGACGTCAAGAAAAAGAAAATCAAAAAGCCCAAGGGCGACGGTGGCGATGGCAAGGTTGCCGCGCCGACCCGTGGCCGTGGCGGCGAAGAGCGCCGCCGTTCCGGCAAGCTGACCATTTCGTCGGCGCTGTCCGGTGGCGGCAGCGAAGAACGTCAGCGTTCGCTCGCGTCGGTGAAGCGCAAGCGCGAAAAAGAACGTCTGCAACAACAGCAGGCGCGCGCGCAGAACAAGAAAATCGTCCGTGACGTGGTGGTGCCGGAAACCATTTCCGTGCAGGAACTCGCCAACCGTATGGCCGAGCGTGGCGTGGATGTGATCCGCGAATTGATGAAGATGGGCGTGATGGCGACCATCAACCAGATCATTGACGCTGATACCGCGGAACTGATCGTTTCGGAATTCGGCCACAATCTGCAACGCGTGTCCGATGCGGATGTGGAAACCGGTCTCAGCGGCGGTGACGATAACGAGGCCGACCTGGTGCGGCGTCCGCCGGTGGTGACCGTTATGGGTCACGTCGATCACGGCAAGACCTCGCTGCTCGATGCGCTGCGCACCACTGATGTGGCGGGCGGCGAAGCGGGTGGTATCACCCAGCACATCGGCGCGTATCAGGTCAGCCTGGAAAGTGGCGCAAAGATCACCTTCGTCGACACCCCGGGTCACGCGGCGTTCACCGACATGCGTGCGCGCGGCGCCAAGGTTACCGACATCGTGGTGTTGGTTGTGGCCGCCGACGACAGCGTCATGCCGCAAACCATCGAAGCCATTCACCACGCCAAGGCCGCGGAAGTGCCGATCATCGTCGCCATCAACAAATGCGACAAGCCCGACGCCAACCCGACCAAGGTGCGCACCGAATTGCTGCAGCACGAAATCGTGGTCGAAGAAATGGGCGGCGAAGTGCTGGCGGTGGACGTGTCCGCCAAGGCCCGCACCGGCTTGGACAAACTTGAAGAAGCGATCTTGCTGCAGGCCGAAATTCTCGACCTCAAGGCCAATCCGAACCGCGCCGCCGAAGGCGTCATCGTCGAAGCCAAGATGGAACAGGGCCGCGGCTCGGTCGCGACCGCCCTGGTTCAGCGTGGCACCTTGCGTCGTGGCGACATCTTCGTCGCCGGTTCCGAATGGGGCCGCGTGCGTGCCCTGATCGACGATCACGGCAATCAGATCGAAGAAGCCTACCCCGGCATGCCGGTGGAAATTCTCGGCCTCAGCGGCACGCCCGACGCGGGTGATGAAGTCGTCGTGGTCGACGACGAAGCGCGCGCGCGTGAAGTCACAGAATATCGTCAGCGCAAAAAGCGCGATCTGCGGTCCGCTGCGGCCAGCCGCGGCACGCTCGAACAGATGTTCGAGAAGATCAAGGAAGGCGAAGCTCAAACCCTGCCGGTGGTGGTCAAAGCCGACGTGCACGGTTCTTTGGAAGCGATTTCCGCCGCGCTCAACAAAATGGGCACCGACGAAGTCAAGGCGCAGGTGCTGCACGGCGCAGTCGGCGGCATCAACGAATCCGACGTGATCTTGGCCCGCGCTTCGGGCGGCTTCATCATCGGCTTCAACGTCCGCGCCAACGCTCAGGCCCGCGATCTGGCCAAGCGCGACGGCGTCGACATCCGCTATTATTCGATCATCTACGACGCCATCGACGACATGCGCAACGCGCTGTCGGGCATGCTGGCGCCGACGTTGAAAGAAGAATTCCTCGGCTACGCGCAGGTGCGCGAAGTGTTCTCGGTTTCCAAGGTCGGCAAGGTCGCCGGTTGCATGGTCACCGACGGCATGGTCAAGCGCGGCGCCAAGGTTCGCCTGCTGCGCGACGACGTGGTCATCCACGAAGGCGAGCTGAGCCAGCTCAAGCGCTTCAAGGACGACGTTAAGGAAGTCAAGGAAGGCACCGAATGCGGCATGTCGTTCGCCAATTACGACGACATCAAGGAAGGCGATGTGATCGAGTGCTTCGATGTGATCGAAGTGGCGCGCCAGCTCGAAGAGTAG
- the rbfA gene encoding 30S ribosome-binding factor RbfA — MTRHGHHHSAKGPSQRQLRVGEELRHALAWILERGELRDPALATTPVTVTEVRVSPDLKNATCFVTPLGGGDAEAVKTVIDALGRARKFLRHEVVRKVNLKFAPQLHFEHDTSFDFAGHIDQLLHSPEVARDLHRDDDADIEFDGESDETA; from the coding sequence ATGACTCGTCACGGCCACCATCATTCGGCAAAAGGGCCGAGCCAACGCCAATTGCGCGTGGGCGAGGAACTGCGCCATGCGCTGGCGTGGATTTTGGAACGCGGCGAACTGCGCGATCCGGCGCTGGCGACCACGCCGGTGACGGTGACCGAAGTGCGCGTCAGCCCGGATTTGAAGAACGCCACCTGTTTCGTCACGCCCTTGGGCGGCGGCGACGCCGAAGCGGTGAAAACCGTCATCGACGCGTTGGGCCGGGCGCGCAAATTCCTGCGTCACGAAGTGGTGCGCAAGGTGAACTTGAAATTCGCCCCGCAACTGCATTTCGAACACGACACCTCGTTCGATTTTGCCGGTCACATCGACCAATTGCTGCACAGTCCCGAGGTTGCGCGCGACCTGCATCGCGATGACGACGCCGATATTGAATTCGACGGCGAAAGCGACGAGACCGCCTGA
- the truB gene encoding tRNA pseudouridine(55) synthase TruB gives MARKRKGQPVHGWVVLDKAKGLSSSQAVGKVRFLLNAQKAGHGGTLDPLASGILPIAVGEATKTMSFVMDGAKTYRCWVRFGEARSTDDAEGEVIETSAKRPTAAEIEAVLSEFEGDIEQIPPVYSAIKIDGQRAYKLARQQEPGDQEIEMKPRTVHIDRVCLVEMPEPDLAVIDVDCGKGTYIRSLARDLAVRLGTVGYVADLRRTRVGPFRENRAISLDSLESLGHSARLEEAVLPIMTALDDIPALALTEAEAGNMRHGMSVPALTVLNRTPDVKVSQGETVVVMNGDTPLALARIEGGDIRPIRVLNL, from the coding sequence ATGGCGCGTAAACGTAAGGGCCAGCCGGTTCACGGTTGGGTCGTTTTGGACAAAGCCAAAGGTCTCAGCTCGTCTCAAGCCGTGGGCAAGGTGCGGTTTCTGCTCAACGCGCAAAAAGCCGGTCATGGCGGTACGCTCGACCCGCTCGCCAGCGGGATATTGCCGATCGCGGTGGGCGAAGCGACCAAAACCATGTCGTTCGTCATGGATGGCGCCAAGACCTATCGCTGCTGGGTGCGCTTCGGCGAAGCGCGCAGCACCGACGACGCCGAGGGCGAGGTGATCGAAACCTCCGCCAAACGGCCCACGGCCGCCGAAATCGAAGCGGTTCTGTCCGAATTCGAAGGTGACATCGAACAAATCCCGCCGGTCTATTCCGCGATCAAGATCGACGGTCAGCGCGCCTATAAGCTGGCTCGCCAGCAAGAACCCGGCGATCAAGAGATCGAGATGAAACCGCGCACCGTGCACATCGATCGGGTGTGTCTGGTCGAGATGCCTGAACCGGATCTCGCCGTGATCGATGTGGATTGCGGAAAAGGTACGTATATCAGGTCGTTAGCACGCGATTTGGCGGTGCGTTTGGGGACCGTCGGCTACGTCGCCGATTTGCGCCGGACGCGCGTCGGTCCATTTCGCGAAAATAGGGCGATTTCGCTGGATTCGTTGGAGTCTCTGGGGCATAGTGCGCGCCTCGAAGAAGCCGTGCTTCCGATTATGACCGCGCTGGACGACATCCCGGCGCTGGCCTTGACGGAAGCCGAGGCTGGAAACATGCGGCATGGCATGTCCGTTCCGGCGCTGACCGTTCTCAATCGCACACCCGATGTGAAGGTGTCCCAAGGGGAAACGGTCGTTGTCATGAACGGGGATACGCCGCTTGCTCTGGCCAGGATCGAAGGTGGAGATATCCGCCCGATCCGTGTTCTCAATCTCTAA
- the rpsO gene encoding 30S ribosomal protein S15 produces MSITAERKQELIKEYATKPDDTGSPEVQVAVLTERIVNLTEHLKTHKKDHHSRRGLLIMVGQRRRLLDYTKKKDQARYESLIKRLGLRR; encoded by the coding sequence ATGTCGATTACTGCAGAGCGCAAACAAGAGCTCATCAAAGAATACGCAACCAAGCCGGACGATACCGGTTCCCCCGAGGTGCAGGTCGCCGTTCTCACCGAACGGATTGTCAATTTGACCGAACACCTGAAGACTCACAAAAAAGATCACCACTCGCGCCGCGGGCTGCTGATCATGGTCGGTCAGCGCCGCCGTCTTCTGGACTACACCAAGAAGAAGGACCAAGCGCGCTACGAGAGCCTGATCAAGCGCCTCGGCCTGCGCCGCTAA
- the pnp gene encoding polyribonucleotide nucleotidyltransferase, translating to MFKEFRKELEWGGRTLVFETGKIARQASGAVMATYGETKVLCTVVAMDSERPGIDFFPLSVHYQEKTYAAGRIPGGFFKREGRPSEKETLTSRLIDRPIRPLFAKGFKNEVQVICTVVQHDMENDPDIVSMVGTSAALCISGAPFMGPIGGARVGRINGEFVLNPHLDEMPNSDLDLVVAGTKEGVLMVESEANELSEEVMLGAVSFGHQAFQPVIDAIIELAEHCAKEPMALAPAPAGVDDVKAKVKELAEAGLRDAYKISDKLERQAAVAAAKDAATAVIKGEFDADLLDSVLADAFKSLEKNIVRMSILETGVRIDGRDTKTVRPIVTEVGVLPRAHGSALFTRGETQSIGVATLGTGSDEQIIDALEGSYRSHFMLHYNFPPYSVGEAGRFGATGRREIGHGKLAWRAIHPVMPSKEDFPYTIRVVSEITESNGSSSMATVCSTSLALMDAGVPLKRPVAGIAMGLIKEDAGVAVLSDILGDEDHLGDMDFKVAGTDQGITSLQMDIKITSITSEIMETALEQAKAGRLHILGEMGHTIDHGRETVAATAPRIETFKINKDKIRDVIGAGGKVIREICETTGAKVDLDDDGTVKVAAVDASAMQQAIDWIKGIVAEPEVGMIYTGKVVKIMDFGAFVNFMGPRDGLVHISELANYRVEKVGDIVKEGQDVKVKLIGIDDRGKVKLSMKVVDQETGEEIAPEKKAD from the coding sequence ATGTTCAAGGAATTTAGGAAAGAACTCGAATGGGGCGGCCGCACGCTGGTTTTCGAAACCGGTAAGATTGCGCGTCAGGCCTCCGGCGCCGTGATGGCGACCTATGGCGAAACCAAAGTGCTGTGCACCGTGGTGGCCATGGACTCCGAGCGTCCGGGTATCGACTTCTTCCCCCTCTCGGTTCACTACCAAGAAAAAACCTATGCCGCCGGTCGCATTCCGGGCGGCTTCTTCAAGCGTGAAGGCCGTCCGTCGGAAAAAGAAACGCTGACCTCGCGTTTGATCGACCGTCCGATCCGCCCGCTGTTCGCCAAAGGCTTCAAAAACGAAGTTCAGGTCATCTGCACCGTGGTTCAGCACGATATGGAAAACGATCCCGATATCGTCTCCATGGTCGGCACCTCGGCCGCTCTGTGCATTTCCGGCGCGCCCTTCATGGGTCCGATCGGCGGCGCGCGCGTCGGCCGCATCAACGGTGAGTTCGTGCTCAACCCGCACCTCGACGAGATGCCCAATTCCGACCTCGACCTGGTGGTCGCGGGTACCAAGGAAGGCGTGCTGATGGTCGAATCGGAAGCCAACGAACTCAGCGAAGAAGTGATGCTGGGCGCGGTGAGCTTCGGCCACCAGGCTTTCCAGCCGGTGATCGACGCGATCATCGAACTGGCCGAACATTGCGCCAAAGAACCGATGGCTCTGGCCCCGGCGCCTGCCGGCGTCGACGACGTCAAAGCCAAGGTCAAGGAATTGGCCGAAGCCGGTCTGCGCGATGCGTACAAGATTTCCGACAAGCTGGAACGTCAAGCCGCCGTGGCAGCCGCCAAGGATGCCGCCACCGCCGTGATCAAAGGCGAGTTCGACGCCGATCTTTTGGACTCGGTTCTGGCCGATGCGTTCAAATCGTTGGAAAAGAACATCGTGCGTATGTCGATCCTGGAAACCGGCGTGCGTATCGACGGTCGCGACACCAAGACCGTTCGTCCGATCGTCACAGAAGTCGGCGTTCTGCCGCGTGCACACGGTTCGGCGCTGTTCACCCGCGGCGAAACCCAGTCGATCGGCGTTGCCACGCTGGGCACCGGTTCGGATGAGCAGATCATCGATGCACTCGAAGGATCTTATCGTTCGCACTTCATGCTGCACTACAACTTCCCGCCGTACTCGGTCGGCGAAGCCGGTCGCTTCGGCGCCACGGGCCGTCGCGAAATCGGTCACGGCAAGTTGGCCTGGCGCGCCATCCACCCGGTGATGCCGAGCAAGGAAGACTTCCCCTACACCATTCGCGTGGTGTCGGAAATCACCGAATCCAACGGCTCTTCGTCGATGGCCACGGTGTGCTCGACCTCTTTGGCGCTGATGGACGCGGGCGTTCCGCTGAAGCGCCCGGTTGCGGGTATCGCCATGGGTCTGATCAAGGAAGACGCCGGCGTTGCGGTTCTGTCGGACATCTTGGGTGATGAAGATCACCTCGGCGACATGGACTTCAAGGTTGCCGGTACCGATCAGGGCATCACGTCGCTGCAGATGGACATCAAGATCACGTCGATCACGTCGGAGATCATGGAAACGGCACTGGAACAGGCGAAAGCCGGTCGTTTGCACATCCTCGGCGAAATGGGTCATACCATCGATCACGGTCGTGAAACCGTCGCTGCGACGGCACCGCGCATCGAAACGTTCAAGATCAACAAAGACAAAATCCGCGACGTTATCGGCGCGGGCGGCAAGGTGATTCGCGAAATCTGCGAAACCACCGGCGCCAAGGTCGATCTGGACGACGACGGCACCGTCAAGGTTGCCGCCGTGGACGCGAGTGCCATGCAACAAGCCATCGATTGGATCAAAGGCATCGTTGCCGAGCCGGAAGTCGGCATGATCTACACCGGTAAAGTGGTCAAGATCATGGACTTCGGCGCATTCGTGAACTTCATGGGTCCGCGCGACGGTCTGGTGCATATTTCCGAATTGGCGAACTACCGCGTCGAAAAAGTCGGCGACATCGTCAAGGAAGGCCAGGACGTGAAGGTCAAGTTGATCGGCATCGACGATCGCGGCAAAGTGAAACTGTCCATGAAGGTGGTCGACCAGGAAACCGGCGAAGAAATCGCGCCGGAAAAGAAGGCCGACTAA